DNA sequence from the Diorhabda sublineata isolate icDioSubl1.1 chromosome 6, icDioSubl1.1, whole genome shotgun sequence genome:
agtaTTAATTCTGCATTATTAGTGCGAAATATCTCACTTTTCacgagaaaattatatttattatattaattgtggttaaagtaaattttttaaatcaaaatagaatattaggaacaagaaataaatccatttttaatCGCGGATTCACTCACAAATAACTAAACAAAGGTTAAAAAAggaatgtaataaattttaacaCGCTGaaggtaaattatttatatacgaTTATTCCTTGGttactttcaaatttcattatttctcgaAATCAAAAACCCAATTAAATCAACATCAGTAACACAACAATTGAATAACGTCTTCTAGGTAAAATGGCGGAATGTCAAGATCAGCTGTTTGAAGATATTTagctaattatttaaaaaataataattacccTCAGTAGTATTTGTAGAACTATTAGTAGGGGTAGTTGTGGTAATAGTAGAAGCTGTAGTCGTGGAAGTCGTCCCAGTGTCTGAGTTACAATAAAATTCTGCAGACTGACCTTGTTTCGCGGGACAACACGATATGGGAAGATCCGTGTTGTTCATAATTGATCTCCAATCATTATAATTTGTTATACCACAGCACTCGTACTAAGAAAAACCACcaaaattaattatacaaacatcactttgtaaaaaaaaaattagaactgaTTCACCGTTCCGTACAaactaatataaataacattCCTCTATATACGCgccaatttcattttatataaacagTGTTGCCGATTTTCTTTTTGTACGCGTaggaaattttattaacatatcGAACTGAAGtgaactttatttataaattactgTCCACGGTCTCTcaaatatattcgaataaatgcgataataaataatttcacttaCTTCTCTTTGTATAAGATCCCACATAAAAGAAGATGCAGAACCGTCAACGCTGTAATCTTTCATAGAATTTGACATTGCTTCTTCTAAATACCTTCCGGTTTTGTTTCTAAGTACATAACCGGCGATTCCGGCGGAAAATTCgaatatgaatattataccCAGTAGAacagaaaactaaaaataacaaCCACGAtcgaataattaagaaaaacgtAGTAGATATTTAATATTAGTTATAATACTCACTCCCATAAGCATAATCCAGCTGTTTTTAATAGCGCCATAGCACCCAAGGAAACATATTATGAATATCAATGTTCCAGTCGCGATCAAAAGATTCGGTAGtgaaaaatattcactatttaGGAAAAAGTTATATTGCGTATAATAAGCGTGTATGGATGCTCCAACTGCTATTAAAATTATACCAGTTATCTGAAATATTAATAAGTGAACAAAATTTCGACTCCCTTGTATATTCATTAATCAAAATTGTGACGAAATATTACGcaataactaaataataaaatacatattatatCCTGGTGTAATATGTGTTATAAAACATAGTTTTTATACACACTGTATATAGTGTAATCATTAAATTGACAGGTATAGAAAACTGGAGTTTCCACGATGAAGTATAACATCAGATAACgatctttaaatattttctcaacttatttataataaatcatattAGCATATTTGTATTGATGTAAGTAAAGATTGATAACGAAAATTAATTCAACaacaaagtatttttatgagaaaaaaaattaaaaccataGTTTTTTAAAGACGATTTGTCAGGTATAAGAATACTAGGAAATATTTTCGGTCTGATTTGGCAACGTTGCGTAACCAACTCTTAAAACGattcgatataaaataaaatgatgcaacgctatttttttttaaccatgaaatgctttttttaacaacaaaaatttctCTCTAGAAAGTTTACATGAAGAATATGTATTAATTACGTGGTCAAAAATGATTCATCAAGTGTATTACATTCTATAGATACGTTTCATCGTCTGATTTGTGTTTAATATGTGTAACGACCGGACTAAAGTGCCTATATCTAAAAATAGCATGGAaaccaataaaattaaaatattttttataattcatttatttgtaaaGTCAAGGACTTTACGACAGAAATCTACTGCTAACATAAGACGAAATTAAACACTGATTATGAATTTATACGAGGAAAATGTTATGAAAGaagttttatttacatattctAGTTTTCGTAATATAGCAAAATGGAGGGACATACTTGGACTGATTTTTTATTATGGAAGATAAAGAGAAGGAgggagaaaagttgaaaaagcgTCGAGCTGTATACGATAAAAAACTTTCCACAATGGCGCTGTTGACAAGGCGTATGAATATAACAATTGTAAACGAAATACAAAATGGCGAATAATAATTGACGTTACAATTAGAATCTACCCAAATGCTAATGTGGCGCCATCTTTTTCATATACACATATTGTTCTCATTGTATATTTGATGTACATTtggaattattgataaataaaaatctaatgcTAGTTTAACGATGAAAAAAAGTTGGTCACGCTCGGTTTGCGTGTATAGAGTgtctaaataataaatgataatataacGTGGCTTTCGTCTAACGTTGCTTCTATAAATAGCATAAATCGTGGTACATGAAAAGGGATGTACCTAACAATACTTTAAAACATAGTCATTGCTAGGTTTCTTTCGTGTTTTGCACGTTAAAATCGAT
Encoded proteins:
- the LOC130445438 gene encoding CD63 antigen, whose amino-acid sequence is MNLSCGSRTIKYLIFTFNFFFVITGIILIAVGASIHAYYTQYNFFLNSEYFSLPNLLIATGTLIFIICFLGCYGAIKNSWIMLMGFSVLLGIIFIFEFSAGIAGYVLRNKTGRYLEEAMSNSMKDYSVDGSASSFMWDLIQREYECCGITNYNDWRSIMNNTDLPISCCPAKQGQSAEFYCNSDTGTTSTTTASTITTTTPTNSSTNTTEDNPGRRKRDVVQKTSTTPPYSIGCEAAFGKWVRSHAVDIGVVCFTLAVLQLIGIGFACHLSKQLKNSYYST